The Cohnella abietis genome has a segment encoding these proteins:
- a CDS encoding YqhV family protein: protein MDKAAFSMAMLRIVSGSLELTAAIVILRLNDVQKALAVNSMLALVGPLVLISTTMIGLTGLADKLSPVKFIWILAGVGCLLIGILRK, encoded by the coding sequence ATGGATAAAGCAGCATTCAGCATGGCTATGCTTCGAATAGTGTCGGGTAGCTTAGAATTAACGGCTGCAATTGTCATACTACGGTTGAATGATGTACAGAAAGCTTTAGCTGTAAACTCCATGCTAGCTTTGGTTGGACCACTTGTATTGATATCTACAACAATGATTGGATTAACGGGCTTGGCGGACAAGCTATCACCGGTTAAGTTCATATGGATTCTCGCAGGTGTAGGGTGTCTATTAATTGGAATTTTGAGAAAGTAA
- the spoIIIAD gene encoding stage III sporulation protein AD: MDILQIVGIGFLATVLILVIREQKPMFAYLLAAFVGVAIFLAFVGKIDDVISVLEELADRSGIPTVYLKTMLKIIGIAYIAEFGAQIVRDAGLESIASKIEFAGKMLILVMAVPIISVIVETVLNLLPV; encoded by the coding sequence GTGGATATTCTCCAGATCGTCGGAATCGGGTTTCTGGCGACCGTGTTAATTCTAGTCATCCGGGAACAAAAACCGATGTTCGCCTATCTCCTTGCCGCATTTGTAGGTGTCGCTATTTTCTTAGCATTTGTGGGCAAGATCGACGATGTGATATCTGTGCTGGAAGAGCTTGCGGATCGCTCGGGCATACCAACGGTGTATCTGAAGACGATGCTTAAAATAATCGGGATCGCCTATATTGCAGAATTCGGAGCGCAAATCGTGAGAGACGCCGGGCTTGAAAGCATCGCATCCAAAATCGAGTTTGCTGGTAAAATGCTAATTCTGGTCATGGCGGTGCCCATCATCAGCGTCATCGTCGAAACGGTGCTGAATTTACTGCCGGTCTGA
- a CDS encoding aspartate kinase has translation MSLIVMKFGGSSVGTTERMDRVAQRIIEKKLQGDSVVVVVSAMGDTTDELIDKASAINENPPAREMDMLLSTGEQISVALLSMAIHKLGHEARSYTGWQAGIVTEELHAKAKISDIDPARLFASLDAGNIVIVAGFQGMTADGEITTLGRGGSDTTAVALAAAIKADVCEIYTDVDGIYSTDPRVVVCARKLNVISYDEMLELAHLGAAVLHPRAVEYAKHYNVNLVVRSSFTHNEGTLVREDAEMEQGIVVRGIAVDKNVVRISVLGVEDVPGVLAKMFGALASNGIDVDIIVQSGVQDGKADFSFTVSLSDRGRAIEVLSSIKAEVPYREATYEENLAKVSIVGAGMVSNPGVAATMFEAISSVGVSINMVSTSEIRLSCVISAEPVKEVVRALHTAYGLDTTETAFVGGPKDRR, from the coding sequence GTGTCTTTAATAGTAATGAAGTTCGGCGGAAGTTCAGTCGGTACCACAGAACGAATGGACCGGGTGGCGCAGCGCATCATAGAGAAAAAACTACAGGGCGACAGTGTCGTCGTTGTTGTTTCTGCTATGGGGGATACGACGGATGAGCTGATTGACAAGGCAAGTGCGATAAATGAAAATCCGCCTGCCCGTGAGATGGATATGCTACTGAGTACAGGGGAGCAGATTTCCGTTGCTCTATTGTCCATGGCGATCCATAAGCTTGGACATGAGGCAAGGTCTTATACGGGCTGGCAAGCAGGAATCGTTACAGAAGAGCTGCATGCTAAGGCCAAAATAAGTGATATCGATCCTGCTCGGCTATTTGCTTCCCTTGATGCAGGTAACATTGTAATTGTTGCTGGCTTCCAAGGAATGACGGCGGATGGAGAAATTACGACGCTTGGTCGTGGTGGCTCTGATACGACTGCAGTAGCACTTGCAGCAGCGATCAAAGCAGACGTGTGTGAAATTTATACCGATGTTGATGGCATTTATTCTACCGATCCACGCGTTGTCGTGTGCGCAAGAAAGCTAAATGTCATTTCTTATGATGAAATGTTGGAGCTAGCTCATTTAGGTGCAGCCGTGCTTCATCCACGTGCAGTTGAATACGCTAAGCATTACAATGTTAATTTAGTAGTTCGTTCGAGCTTTACGCACAATGAAGGCACGTTGGTGAGGGAGGACGCAGAAATGGAACAGGGCATTGTCGTAAGAGGAATAGCTGTTGATAAAAATGTAGTTCGTATTAGCGTGCTGGGAGTAGAAGATGTTCCGGGCGTGCTTGCCAAGATGTTCGGCGCTCTGGCGAGTAATGGCATTGATGTAGATATTATCGTTCAAAGCGGAGTGCAGGATGGCAAAGCGGACTTTTCATTTACGGTTTCCTTGTCGGATCGTGGTCGTGCGATTGAAGTTCTATCCAGCATAAAGGCAGAGGTTCCATATCGTGAAGCTACTTACGAGGAAAACCTTGCGAAGGTGTCGATCGTAGGAGCGGGTATGGTATCGAATCCTGGCGTTGCTGCGACAATGTTCGAAGCGATTTCTAGCGTAGGTGTGAGCATTAATATGGTTAGCACTTCGGAAATTAGGCTTTCTTGCGTTATTTCTGCAGAGCCGGTTAAAGAAGTTGTTCGTGCGCTTCACACAGCTTACGGGTTGGATACAACCGAAACGGCTTTCGTAGGCGGACCTAAGGATCGTCGTTAA
- the spoIIIAA gene encoding stage III sporulation protein AA, whose product MPQPLMELFPNSLRQVLEQLPAIARDSLEEIRIRENRPLEISYGSRYSFVREDGTLTDDHQGAFVPGREQCRALLERVTNHSIYAVEEELRRGYVTVSGGHRIGLAGRTVLDKGLVSHLRDIAGFNVRIARARIGFGAQVLPGLLDFKAKTIRHTLIISPPQQGKTTLIRDLARCISSGQWHHPSALDWGSRKVGIVDERSEIAASDRGVPTFDLGPRCDVLDACPKAEGIMMMVRSLSPEIIVVDEIGRPEDAEALNEAIHAGVRVLATAHATDLSDVFGRPVLAKLAAERVFGSYVLLWRAGGKVEHRIVSAEEAEQEVSRRYSRAAGASPRDAPATISKAANPSLVPQVQTEALVTVKARPMPVIRSPAPNRQGDINNA is encoded by the coding sequence GTGCCGCAGCCTTTGATGGAGCTGTTCCCGAATTCCTTGCGTCAAGTGCTTGAACAATTGCCCGCAATTGCTAGGGATTCGTTGGAAGAAATCCGCATTCGCGAAAATCGGCCGCTAGAGATTAGTTACGGGAGCCGATATTCGTTTGTTCGTGAGGATGGGACTTTAACGGATGATCATCAAGGTGCATTCGTGCCCGGAAGGGAGCAATGCCGGGCTTTGTTAGAGAGAGTAACCAACCATTCCATCTATGCTGTGGAAGAAGAGCTTCGCAGAGGTTACGTTACGGTGTCCGGGGGACATCGGATCGGTCTTGCGGGACGAACGGTCTTGGATAAAGGGCTCGTTTCTCACCTGCGGGATATCGCAGGCTTTAACGTGCGTATCGCTAGAGCTCGTATTGGATTTGGCGCGCAGGTGCTGCCTGGACTGCTTGATTTCAAGGCGAAAACGATACGTCATACCTTAATCATCTCACCGCCGCAGCAAGGGAAAACTACGCTAATTAGAGATTTGGCTCGATGTATTAGCTCGGGGCAATGGCACCATCCTTCTGCGCTTGATTGGGGGAGCCGCAAGGTCGGCATTGTTGATGAGCGTTCGGAAATTGCAGCTAGTGATAGAGGTGTTCCTACCTTCGATCTGGGCCCTCGCTGCGATGTGTTAGATGCATGTCCTAAGGCCGAAGGGATCATGATGATGGTGAGGTCGTTATCGCCAGAAATCATTGTGGTGGACGAGATTGGTCGTCCAGAAGACGCGGAGGCCTTGAACGAGGCCATTCATGCAGGAGTTCGTGTGCTTGCCACCGCCCATGCTACAGATTTATCGGACGTGTTCGGCAGGCCAGTGCTTGCCAAGCTGGCAGCGGAAAGGGTGTTCGGCTCTTACGTACTGCTATGGCGAGCTGGTGGGAAGGTGGAGCATCGTATTGTATCGGCTGAAGAGGCTGAACAAGAGGTGTCACGGCGTTACAGTAGAGCAGCCGGGGCTTCTCCAAGAGATGCTCCTGCAACGATCTCTAAGGCTGCTAACCCCAGCCTAGTGCCGCAGGTGCAGACGGAAGCGCTTGTGACCGTTAAAGCACGGCCTATGCCGGTCATCAGATCGCCGGCCCCTAACAGGCAGGGTGATATCAACAATGCTTAA
- a CDS encoding DUF441 domain-containing protein: MYGELVLVTLIVIGLVGRSSIITTAACILLIIKLTHLERYLPSIERRGIELGLLFLTLAILVPFASGRIQPKDIAAAFSGWTGWVALAGGAIGAYLNSRGLETLKMDPQLIVGIVIGSIVGVLFLRGIPVGPLMAAGLTAVFLKMIQLFIGK, from the coding sequence ATGTACGGAGAATTGGTATTGGTCACACTCATTGTCATAGGCTTAGTCGGAAGATCATCCATCATAACCACTGCTGCTTGCATCCTTCTCATCATTAAGCTAACGCATCTGGAACGTTACTTGCCATCTATCGAGCGAAGAGGAATTGAGCTAGGCTTACTGTTCCTGACTTTAGCCATACTAGTGCCGTTCGCATCAGGACGCATACAGCCCAAGGATATCGCTGCTGCCTTCTCAGGCTGGACAGGCTGGGTTGCTCTCGCTGGGGGAGCCATTGGTGCCTATTTAAATAGTCGGGGCCTCGAAACACTTAAAATGGATCCACAGCTCATCGTTGGTATTGTGATCGGATCTATCGTCGGGGTTTTGTTTTTACGTGGAATACCAGTAGGTCCTTTAATGGCTGCCGGACTGACAGCAGTTTTCTTGAAAATGATTCAATTATTTATCGGAAAATAA
- the comA gene encoding phosphosulfolactate synthase, with protein MQTTTLTSTWPQTLCDPSGRRQAKPRNKGCTMVIDKGIGQHAFADMLSTSGEYIDIVKFGFGTSTLYPLPVIQSKIALAIKHGITVIPGGTLLEAAVRLDLIPGFFRQVLELGFTGIEVSDGTINLSRTLRNDLIRDAKSMGLTVYTEYGKKLFGSRIDVTDFARTAEQDWACGAELVTVEARESGKGVGLFDEHGECREGDLSHILRVVPNLDRLMWEAPLKEQQVSLIKSLGPDVHLGNIPVNDIITLETMRRGLRSDTFELQQVPYSEYMI; from the coding sequence ATGCAAACAACGACTTTAACATCCACGTGGCCTCAAACATTATGTGATCCAAGCGGCAGACGACAAGCAAAGCCGCGCAATAAGGGCTGCACGATGGTAATAGACAAAGGAATTGGACAGCACGCTTTCGCGGATATGCTGTCTACATCCGGCGAGTATATCGATATCGTCAAGTTTGGTTTTGGTACCTCTACCTTGTATCCTCTTCCTGTCATCCAAAGTAAAATTGCACTCGCAATAAAGCATGGAATTACCGTTATTCCAGGAGGTACACTACTAGAGGCAGCAGTTAGACTCGATTTAATCCCTGGTTTTTTTCGCCAAGTATTGGAGCTTGGATTCACCGGAATTGAGGTTTCAGACGGAACGATTAATTTGAGCCGAACGCTTCGCAACGATCTGATTCGGGATGCTAAGAGTATGGGGCTTACGGTATATACGGAGTATGGGAAGAAGCTGTTTGGCTCACGAATTGACGTTACCGATTTCGCTAGAACAGCTGAACAGGACTGGGCTTGCGGCGCGGAGCTTGTTACGGTTGAGGCTAGAGAATCCGGTAAAGGCGTCGGCTTGTTCGACGAGCATGGCGAATGTAGAGAAGGTGACTTATCTCATATTCTAAGGGTTGTTCCGAACTTAGACCGACTCATGTGGGAAGCACCTCTGAAAGAGCAGCAAGTCTCTTTAATCAAATCACTAGGACCTGACGTGCATCTTGGAAATATACCAGTAAATGATATCATTACTCTGGAGACGATGAGACGTGGACTTCGTTCCGATACCTTCGAGTTGCAGCAGGTTCCTTATTCGGAATACATGATTTGA
- the efp gene encoding elongation factor P — protein sequence MISVNEFKTGLTIEVEGVLYNVLDFQHVKPGKGAAFVRSKLKNLRNGNVVEKTFRAGENVVRAHVENRAVQYLYNSGADYTFMDNETFDQFELTKSQLEWEINFLTENMTVNIASYNGDMIGITIPNSVDLKVVEAEPGIKGSTATGATKSAKLETGFSVQVPLFINEGDVLSIDTREGKYISRA from the coding sequence TTGATTTCAGTAAACGAATTTAAGACAGGCTTGACGATCGAAGTGGAAGGCGTACTTTACAACGTGCTTGACTTCCAACATGTTAAACCAGGTAAAGGCGCTGCATTCGTGCGCTCTAAGCTTAAGAACCTTCGCAATGGTAACGTAGTAGAGAAAACGTTCCGTGCAGGCGAGAACGTAGTGCGGGCTCACGTCGAGAACCGTGCCGTTCAATACCTTTACAATTCGGGTGCTGATTACACGTTCATGGACAATGAGACATTTGACCAATTCGAATTGACTAAGAGTCAATTGGAATGGGAAATTAACTTCTTGACTGAGAACATGACTGTTAATATCGCTAGCTACAATGGAGATATGATCGGTATCACGATTCCGAATAGCGTTGATCTTAAAGTTGTTGAAGCAGAGCCGGGAATTAAAGGAAGCACAGCTACAGGCGCAACGAAATCCGCTAAGCTTGAAACAGGCTTCTCTGTTCAAGTTCCGTTGTTCATCAACGAAGGCGATGTACTGTCCATCGATACTCGCGAAGGCAAATACATCTCACGCGCGTAG
- the spoIIIAB gene encoding stage III sporulation protein SpoIIIAB — protein MLKFAGILLILFAGTMIGFVQASRYAARPRQIRELLHALQRLETEISYGQTHLPEALQRIAGMVPQPLSSLFATIAHSLSGDSAGLGETVRECWERAIIAYWPATAMKKAEKEAILRLGSTLGGSGREDQLKHIRLTMIQLQAEELSARDDQNRYEKLSRSLGMLGAALVVILMI, from the coding sequence ATGCTTAAATTCGCAGGTATCTTACTTATTTTGTTCGCTGGAACGATGATTGGATTTGTGCAGGCCTCTCGTTATGCGGCGCGACCCAGGCAAATTCGCGAGCTGCTTCATGCCCTGCAAAGGCTAGAAACAGAAATTAGCTATGGACAAACTCATCTGCCGGAAGCGTTGCAACGAATAGCGGGAATGGTTCCACAGCCGTTGTCTTCTCTATTCGCTACAATTGCTCATTCCTTGTCAGGGGATTCTGCCGGATTGGGCGAAACCGTTCGAGAGTGCTGGGAAAGAGCCATAATCGCTTACTGGCCGGCCACAGCAATGAAAAAAGCTGAAAAAGAAGCGATACTCCGTCTCGGTTCAACTCTAGGCGGTAGCGGTCGAGAAGATCAGCTTAAGCATATCCGCTTAACAATGATTCAATTGCAAGCGGAGGAATTGTCTGCAAGAGACGACCAGAATCGCTACGAAAAGCTTAGCCGCAGCTTGGGAATGCTAGGAGCCGCATTGGTCGTCATTCTGATGATCTAA
- the spoIIIAC gene encoding stage III sporulation protein AC, translating to MNIDISTIFQIAGIGIIVAMIHTVLKQMGKEDMAHWVTLIGFVVVLFMVVRMLNDLFQEIKTIFLFQ from the coding sequence ATGAACATCGACATCAGCACCATATTTCAAATCGCTGGCATCGGCATCATCGTGGCGATGATTCATACGGTGTTGAAGCAGATGGGCAAGGAAGATATGGCTCATTGGGTTACCTTGATCGGCTTTGTAGTCGTACTTTTCATGGTAGTCCGAATGCTGAACGATTTATTTCAGGAAATTAAGACGATATTTCTGTTTCAGTAG